The nucleotide window cgctcaggttcttcatagggcggcattcaatgccgctctatgaagaacgcgattggtgcagcgcgaagccgtcccattgggccccgcgatttcgtcattttgacgaaaaagggggcgcggccgagcggggagctcggcgctggaacggaggtaagtttttaatataaaaacaccgtttttttttttttttaatgaatgaaagttcatataaaagcaagaaggaaggctgggggacctgtctttcttgcttttatatggtgactatagagtccctttaacagtacgaaaattgaaaaacggtctggtcactaaagggttaaaaaaaagataTGAGAGTCATTTATAGTGTCAGTATGAAAAAGGCttttctacagggagtgcagaattattaggcaagttgtatttttgaggattaattttattattgaacaacaaccatgttctcaatgaacccaaaaaactcattaatatcaaagctgaatatttttggaagtagtttttagtttgtttttagttatagctattttagggggatatctgtgtgtgcaggtgactattactgtgcataattattaggcaacttaacaaaaaacaaatatatacccatttcaattatttatttttaccagtgaaagcaatataacatctcaacattcacaaatatacatttctgacattcaaaaacataacaaaaacaaatcagtgaccaatatagccacctttctttgcaaggacactcaaaagcctgccatgcatggattctgtcagtgttttgatctgttcaccatcaacattgcgtgcagcagcaaccacagcctcccagacactgttcagagaggtgtactgttttccctccttgtaaatctcacatttgatgatggaccacaggttctcaatggggttcagatcaggtgaacaaggaggccatgtcattagattttcttcttttataccctttcttgccagccacgctgtggagtacttggacgcgtgtgatggagcattgtcctgcatgaaaatcatgttttactgaaggatgcagacttcttcctgtaccactgcttgaagaaggtgtcttccagaaactggcagtaggactgggagttgagcttgactccatcctcaacccaaaaaggccccacaagctcatctttgatgataccagcccaaaccagtactccacctccaccttgctggtcgtctgagtcggactggagctctctgccctttaccaatccatccatctggcccatcaagactcactctcatttcatcagtccataaaaccttagaaaaatcagtcttgagatatttcttggcccagtcttgacgtttcagcttgtgtgtcttgttcagtggtggtcatctttcagcctttcttaccttggccatgtctctgagtattgcacaccttgtgcttttgggcactccagtgatgttgcagctctgaaatatggccaaactggtggcaagtggcatcttggcagctgcacgcttgacttttctcagttcatgggcagttattttgcgccttggtttctccacacgcttcttgcgaccctgttgactattttgaatgaaacgcttgattgttcgatgatcacgcttcagaagctttgcaattttaagagtgctgcatccctctgcaagatatctcactatttttgactcttctgagcctgtcaagtccttcttttgacccattttgccaaaggaaaggaagttgcctaataattatgcacacctgatatagggtgttgatgtcattagaccacaccccttctcattacagagatgcacatcacttaatatgcttaattggtagtaggctttcgagcctatacagcttggagtaagacaacatgcataaagaggatgatgtggtcaaaatactcatttgcctaataattctgcactccctgtatagtgtaaGATGCTGGATGATAAACACAATATGAATTACAGTTTCAGTATGTCTCACATTCACAATACAAGATGTTTTACTCCCACAAATGCATTGATACCTCATAAAAtaatttcccacattcagaacattaTAGAATATCTAATCCGTGTGAGCACTCTGATGGCTAACAAGACATGCGTGGtaactaaaacatttcccacattcagaacatgagaaaggtttttcgcctgtgtgagttctctgatgtttcACAAGCTCTGATTTACTGAAATAACATTTCCTGCATTTAGAACATGAGTatgttttctcttctgtgtgagtTTTGTGATGTATAACAAGGTTTGAATGctggctaaaacatttcccacattcagtacATGAGaatggcttctctcctgtgtgagttctttgATGGCGAATTAGGCTTGATTGACGGCTGAAACGTGTCCCGCAtttagaacatgagaaaggtcTCTCTccggtgtgagttctctgatgtttcACAAGATCTGATTTACtgacaaaacatttcccacattcagaacatgaaaaaaTATCCTCACCTGTGTGAATTCTCAGATGTTTTGTAAGATCTGAGCGTTGGCTAAAACATTttacacattcagaacatgagaaaggtttttcTCCAGTGTGAGTCCTGAGGTGGACAACAAATTTTGAATAATAacgaaaacatttcccacattcagaacatgagaaattttttgttttcttatttactATATTATTTGTAGACATCTAGGATCCTGAGAGATACCTAGATTTTTTAGAGTTAGAAGCCTTGGTTCTTTTATGAAAAGATTTCTTCATAGGCTTGCTTCGTGTATTTCTGTCATGTCCTTCGGGATCATTTCTGCTGATGGAAACACATGAAAGAAATGAATTCTAAGTTAAATAAATTCTAGTGACAGGATTTCTTTATTGTTTATCATACTTATAGAAACtgacaatattttttataaaagatcAGAAATGTGTCAATGAAATATAGTGTTTCAGAAGGTCATTAACAATAATTTGTGTCCTCTAGTCCCTTCACTTATAAATTGTGTATACACACTTACATTAATTTGCTTTGCAAAATTACATTttgtccataaagcctcactcatCAGCTTGTAGAAGAACACAATTTGCTGCAAGGAACTCATTCCACATTTTTAACGTCTCTAAATTTTGTTAGAATGACAGCCCCCACCTTCTACACAGCAGGatgaattaaatataaataaaagtctTCAAAGTCTACACAAGTACATCGCAAACTTGCATGCAAGTAGTTTcactctttaaaggaccactatagtgccaggaaaacatactcattttcctggcactatagtgccctgagggtgcccccaccctcagggttcccctcccgcccggctctggggagaggaaagggttaaaacttacctttattccagcgccgggcggggagctctcctcctcctctccgcctccgatcctccctgtcggctgaatgcgcatgcgcggcaagagctgcgcgcgcattcagccggtcgcataggaaagcatttacaatgctttcctatggacgcttgcgtgctctcactgtgattttcacagtgagaatcacgcaagcgcctctagcggctgtcagtgagacagtcactagaggatttagaggctggcttaacccttatataaacatagcagtttctctgaaactgctatgtttatataaaaaagggttaaccctagctggaccaggcacccagaccacttcattaagctgaagtggtctgggtgcctagagtggtcctttaataagagGAATAAAACTAATTTGCCAGCTAACAGCCACTAACAGGCTTCTTATATTAAGTTGCAGAGTACAAtcacagttttaaccccttaaggaccaaacttctagaataaaagggaatcatgacatgtcacgtgtccttaaggggttttaatgaAGGAAGCGAATTGAAGTTGCACATAGGCTTAACTGCTGATCAAGTTAAAAATGAGCCAACAGGAATCACTTAGCAATAGTACAAGTTACTTGTTGCTCCCTGGTTCAGTCCAGCTAATGCTAGCAAACAATTTACAGAGCATAATATATGAATGGACACAGATATAAATGCGGGTACAGAAAATTTAATTGGAGAAGTCTTGGAAAGACTGAACAAATTGTATGACCTTCATATGTATGTTATACTATACTGCAAATAGCTTCTAGAGTGTTTTCCATGGAAATAcaatgtgatatatagtataaatTAACTACTTAAGGAGCACATGACTATCTATGCCATCATGCAGAGCAGGGCTTTAATGCCATTGACAGCATAGACCTTATAAAGTATCATTCTATACCTGAGTGTCTCCAATCACCTGGGTAACAATTAGTGGCCCTAGACTAACAGATTAAATGTATGCGGTGCTCAGAGTGACTACTTCATATGGCTCTTTAAATTGGGCATACggctttttaaattaaaaacacgGCTTGAAAttctggtgtgagcagggttaaatccttgCTCATACCCAGAGGCTCTGTATCAATTGATACCTAGTGCTCCCCTCTGTCatatttagtggccccagaccaAACGATAAACTGTGTGAACTTCAAATTGAGCGAGGCAGTCAGTCCTTTAAATCCCTTGAATTGTTTTAAATCCTTTGATTCCATAGTGGCAAACTAACCAAGGGAGACCCCCCATGTCTGAGATGACTGTCAGGGTCTTccagaatccccccccccccggctactATGACAGGTGCTGGACTTTGTAGTGTGATTAGCAGGAACTGCAAGCCAAAGTTTCAGCAATATAGGAaaatatggagagcaaaaaaacaggtcgcaagagtattctgaggaCTGACAGCAActtaaatagcctgcccttcgatgggtccccgctcagaactcaagctggttttagctcatcttgtgccattgcagagagaacatatctgaagcatatcggactggtcccacccatacgggcagtacagatccaaaatgccagcaagttccctctgcacgagagagacagcaaccccagaccatcgtttcagccttgttaggcaacatcagtgaggcat belongs to Pelobates fuscus isolate aPelFus1 chromosome 7, aPelFus1.pri, whole genome shotgun sequence and includes:
- the LOC134568414 gene encoding gastrula zinc finger protein XlCGF71.1-like, whose translation is MSTNNIVNKKTKNFSCSECGKCFRYYSKFVVHLRTHTGEKPFSCSECVKCFSQRSDLTKHLRIHTGEDIFSCSECGKCFVSKSDLVKHQRTHTGERPFSCSKCGTRFSRQSSLIRHQRTHTGEKPFSCTECGKCFSQHSNLVIHHKTHTEEKTYSCSKCRKCYFSKSELVKHQRTHTGEKPFSCSECGKCFSYHACLVSHQSAHTD